The following proteins are co-located in the Solenopsis invicta isolate M01_SB chromosome 7, UNIL_Sinv_3.0, whole genome shotgun sequence genome:
- the LOC105193536 gene encoding transmembrane protein 184B isoform X1: MNGVGVTGTRATYVNPLDKMSTTTNINDLTADLPKEGTPIFLQTRAAQVIAGVFVSVALFLTCQQIYQHLRWYTNPTEQRWIVRILFIVPIYAIYSWISLLFFNSESYYVYFFTVRDCYEAFVIYNFLSLCYEYLGGEGNIMSEIRGKPIRSSCLYGTCCLVGKTYTIGFLRFCKQATLQFCLVKPVMAFVIIFLQAFGHYRDGDWSPDGGYIYITIIYNISVSLALYGLFLFYFATRDLLTPFEPVLKFCTVKSVIFLSFWQGVLLAILEKANVISPVINSLGQSTSAGTVSAGYQNFLICIEMLFAAIALRYAFPYQVYAAGCVTDSRGRSVTMQSISSSLKETMNPKDIMTDAIHNFHPQYQQYTQYSAGGPKGQRGMRVSSFDPDDPQNMPVPPPQRRNTSHQRVATISQNYNEKTMLLSSDDEFQ; this comes from the exons ATGAATGGTGTCGGGGTCACAGGGACGCGCGCCACGTACGTGAATCCACTTGACAAGATGTCAACGACCACCAACATCAACGATTTGACGGCGGATCTCCCCAAGGAAGGGACGCCGATCTTCCTGCAGACCCGCGCGGCCCAGGTCATCGCCGGTGTGTTTGTGTCCGTGGCGCTTTTCCTCACTTGCCAACAG ATCTATCAGCATCTAAGGTGGTACACGAATCCAACGGAGCAGAGATGGATAGTGCGAATTTTGTTCATCGTGCCCATCTATGCTATTTACTCGTGGATCTCGCTCCTGTTCTTCAACAGCGAGAGCTATTACGTTTACTTCTTCACGGTGCGAGACTGTTACGAGGCGTTTGTTATATATAACTTTCTGTCGCTGTGCTACGAGTACCTAGGAGGTGAGGGCAACATCATGTCCGAAATTAGGGGCAAGCCGATACGTTCCAGCTGCCTGTACGGCACCTGTTGCCTGGTTGGAAAAACCTACACCATCGGTTTCCTAAGATTCTGCAAGCAAGCCACTTTGCAGTTCTGCCTGGTTAAACCAGTGATGGCGTTTGTCATCATATTTCTGCAAGCGTTTGGTCATTACAGAGACGGAGATTGGTCACCCGACGGTGGCTACATTTACATCAcgattatttacaatattagcGTATCGCTTGCGCTTTATGGGCTGTTTCTGTTCTATTTCGCTACGAGAGACCTGCTGACGCCGTTCGAGCCTGTGCTCAAGTTTTGTACAGTCAAGAGCGTCATCTTTTTGTCGTTCTGGCAAG GAGTTTTGCTAGCGATCTTGGAGAAAGCGAATGTCATTTCGCCCGTCATAAATAGTCTGGGTCAATCAACGAGCGCTGGTACAGTCTCCGCCGGTTACCAAAATTTCCTCATTTGTATCGAAATGTTATTCGCTGCTATAGCTTTACGTTACGCGTTCCCGTATCAAGTATACGCAGCTGGCTGTGTTACTGACTCCAGGGGTAGAAGCGTGACGATGCAGAGTATCAGCAGCAGTTTGAAA GAAACAATGAATCCAAAAGATATTATGACCGATGCCATCCATAATTTCCATCCACAGTATCAACAGTATACACAATATAGTGCAG GAGGCCCGAAAGGACAACGTGGTATGCGAGTATCCAGCTTCGATCCGGATGATCCGCAAAACATGCCGGTGCCACCACCACAAAGGCGAAACACTTCTCACCAACGCGTTGCCACGATTTCGCAAAATTATAATGAGAAAACGATGTTATTGAGTAGTGACGACGAATTTCAGTAA
- the LOC105193536 gene encoding transmembrane protein 184B isoform X2 codes for MNGVGVTGTRATYVNPLDKMSTTTNINDLTADLPKEGTPIFLQTRAAQVIAGVFVSVALFLTCQQIYQHLRWYTNPTEQRWIVRILFIVPIYAIYSWISLLFFNSESYYVYFFTVRDCYEAFVIYNFLSLCYEYLGGEGNIMSEIRGKPIRSSCLYGTCCLVGKTYTIGFLRFCKQATLQFCLVKPVMAFVIIFLQAFGHYRDGDWSPDGGYIYITIIYNISVSLALYGLFLFYFATRDLLTPFEPVLKFCTVKSVIFLSFWQGVLLAILEKANVISPVINSLGQSTSAGTVSAGYQNFLICIEMLFAAIALRYAFPYQVYAAGCVTDSRGRSVTMQSISSSLKETMNPKDIMTDAIHNFHPQYQQYTQYSADVNTNLPYEKL; via the exons ATGAATGGTGTCGGGGTCACAGGGACGCGCGCCACGTACGTGAATCCACTTGACAAGATGTCAACGACCACCAACATCAACGATTTGACGGCGGATCTCCCCAAGGAAGGGACGCCGATCTTCCTGCAGACCCGCGCGGCCCAGGTCATCGCCGGTGTGTTTGTGTCCGTGGCGCTTTTCCTCACTTGCCAACAG ATCTATCAGCATCTAAGGTGGTACACGAATCCAACGGAGCAGAGATGGATAGTGCGAATTTTGTTCATCGTGCCCATCTATGCTATTTACTCGTGGATCTCGCTCCTGTTCTTCAACAGCGAGAGCTATTACGTTTACTTCTTCACGGTGCGAGACTGTTACGAGGCGTTTGTTATATATAACTTTCTGTCGCTGTGCTACGAGTACCTAGGAGGTGAGGGCAACATCATGTCCGAAATTAGGGGCAAGCCGATACGTTCCAGCTGCCTGTACGGCACCTGTTGCCTGGTTGGAAAAACCTACACCATCGGTTTCCTAAGATTCTGCAAGCAAGCCACTTTGCAGTTCTGCCTGGTTAAACCAGTGATGGCGTTTGTCATCATATTTCTGCAAGCGTTTGGTCATTACAGAGACGGAGATTGGTCACCCGACGGTGGCTACATTTACATCAcgattatttacaatattagcGTATCGCTTGCGCTTTATGGGCTGTTTCTGTTCTATTTCGCTACGAGAGACCTGCTGACGCCGTTCGAGCCTGTGCTCAAGTTTTGTACAGTCAAGAGCGTCATCTTTTTGTCGTTCTGGCAAG GAGTTTTGCTAGCGATCTTGGAGAAAGCGAATGTCATTTCGCCCGTCATAAATAGTCTGGGTCAATCAACGAGCGCTGGTACAGTCTCCGCCGGTTACCAAAATTTCCTCATTTGTATCGAAATGTTATTCGCTGCTATAGCTTTACGTTACGCGTTCCCGTATCAAGTATACGCAGCTGGCTGTGTTACTGACTCCAGGGGTAGAAGCGTGACGATGCAGAGTATCAGCAGCAGTTTGAAA GAAACAATGAATCCAAAAGATATTATGACCGATGCCATCCATAATTTCCATCCACAGTATCAACAGTATACACAATATAGTGCAG ACGTTAATACCAACTTGCCGTACGAAAAGCTATGA